The following proteins are co-located in the Microcoleus sp. bin38.metabat.b11b12b14.051 genome:
- a CDS encoding XisI protein, whose protein sequence is MANVDIYRQHIQNLLSQHASLVWDERIQAQTIFDTDRDHYQLLYVGWRNQHRIYGPVLHLDIIDDKIWIQQDGTEVGIANELVELGVPKQDIILAFDPPNLRHLTEFAVG, encoded by the coding sequence ATGGCAAATGTAGACATTTACCGGCAGCACATCCAAAATCTGCTCTCCCAACACGCCAGTCTGGTTTGGGATGAGCGCATTCAAGCTCAAACTATCTTTGATACCGATCGCGATCATTATCAATTGCTGTATGTGGGCTGGCGCAATCAGCATCGGATTTATGGCCCTGTTTTGCACTTGGATATTATAGATGATAAAATCTGGATTCAGCAGGATGGCACTGAAGTCGGTATTGCCAATGAACTTGTTGAATTGGGAGTTCCTAAACAAGATATTATACTGGCTTTTGACCCTCCTAACCTGCGACATTTAACTGAATTTGCAGTAGGATAA
- a CDS encoding XisH family protein: MPAKDIFHEVVKTALQKDGWQITHDPYNLQAGSLELYIDLGAEKVLAAQKDGQKIAVEIKSFIGPSKISQFYTALGQFISYRAALEIQEVDRILYLAVPNNVYDSFFTTGFIRSLVQQNQIHLIIYNTEQEAIAQWQM; this comes from the coding sequence GTGCCTGCTAAAGATATCTTTCACGAAGTTGTTAAAACCGCTCTCCAGAAAGACGGATGGCAGATTACTCACGATCCATACAACTTACAAGCAGGATCTTTAGAACTTTACATCGATTTGGGTGCCGAAAAAGTGCTGGCAGCCCAAAAAGACGGACAGAAAATTGCCGTTGAAATCAAAAGCTTTATTGGGCCATCCAAAATCTCTCAATTTTATACAGCTTTAGGACAATTTATTAGTTATCGAGCGGCTTTAGAAATACAGGAAGTTGACCGAATTTTATACCTAGCAGTACCCAATAACGTCTACGATAGTTTTTTTACAACGGGGTTTATCCGGTCTTTGGTTCAACAAAATCAAATCCATTTGATTATTTATAATACAGAGCAGGAGGCGATCGCACAATGGCAAATGTAG
- a CDS encoding PHP domain-containing protein, translating into MTVNLAASTSSSLKPEAQNISGLKQVLQTIDADSCPGSYNFHMHTVYSDGRLQPEKLMELAIAGGLKGLAITDHHTAKGYAQAQIWLDNWKLNNPDRISTAPSLWTGAEINAELLNNDVHILAYAFDPQHPSLTPYLRGKATEGQAFYSAARVIEAIQEAGGLAVLAHPCRYRSIADQLIPEAARLGIDGVEIYYAYTNPNPWKPSPKQTALVKDLAQTYGLLGTCGTDSHGVSLLVRI; encoded by the coding sequence ATGACGGTCAATCTCGCTGCCTCAACAAGTTCTAGCCTCAAACCAGAAGCCCAGAATATCTCGGGACTCAAACAAGTCTTGCAGACAATTGATGCCGATAGCTGTCCGGGTTCCTATAACTTCCATATGCACACAGTCTACTCGGACGGGCGATTGCAGCCAGAGAAGTTGATGGAACTAGCCATAGCAGGTGGTTTGAAAGGCTTAGCTATCACTGACCACCACACCGCCAAAGGCTACGCTCAAGCTCAAATTTGGCTGGATAATTGGAAATTAAACAATCCCGACAGGATTAGCACAGCACCGAGTCTTTGGACGGGTGCTGAAATTAATGCCGAATTGCTCAACAACGACGTACACATTCTCGCTTATGCCTTCGATCCGCAACATCCCAGTCTCACACCTTACTTGCGAGGTAAAGCTACTGAAGGTCAGGCTTTTTATTCCGCAGCCAGGGTAATTGAAGCGATTCAGGAAGCAGGAGGTTTAGCGGTTTTAGCACATCCTTGTCGGTATCGATCGATCGCAGATCAACTCATCCCAGAAGCAGCCCGTCTTGGCATTGACGGCGTAGAAATTTACTATGCTTACACTAATCCTAATCCTTGGAAACCAAGTCCGAAACAAACTGCTTTAGTCAAAGATTTAGCCCAAACCTATGGTTTGTTGGGAACTTGCGGAACAGATTCTCACGGCGTGAGTCTTCTAGTCCGAATTTAG